From Halomicrobium salinisoli, the proteins below share one genomic window:
- a CDS encoding GNAT family N-acetyltransferase has protein sequence MELSLLGWPPDGPTLDLDHREFAYAGKFVMSSTGKAVAREDGEVIGAVAFNEDRTDAGRLWLRYVTVRRDRRGEGIGPELLAFARDHARERGYDRVRIAVNNPFAYEACYRAGFGFTGETTGVAELVLEWPSDRDPESYRAGLDRYRERDLSEAEEAFLERTGGEPPAVPDAPDADGRAEQS, from the coding sequence ATGGAACTCTCGCTGCTGGGGTGGCCGCCGGACGGGCCGACGCTCGACCTCGACCACCGCGAGTTCGCCTACGCGGGGAAGTTCGTCATGTCCTCGACCGGCAAGGCGGTCGCGCGCGAGGACGGCGAGGTGATCGGCGCGGTCGCGTTCAACGAGGACCGCACCGACGCCGGTCGGCTGTGGCTGCGGTACGTGACGGTTCGCCGGGACCGCCGCGGCGAGGGGATCGGACCGGAGCTGCTCGCGTTCGCCCGGGATCACGCACGCGAGCGAGGGTACGACCGCGTCAGGATCGCCGTCAACAACCCCTTCGCCTACGAGGCCTGCTACCGCGCCGGCTTCGGCTTCACGGGCGAGACGACGGGCGTCGCGGAACTGGTGCTGGAGTGGCCGAGCGACCGCGACCCCGAATCCTACCGGGCCGGGCTCGACCGGTACCGAGAGCGGGACCTCTCCGAGGCCGAGGAGGCGTTCCTGGAGCGGACCGGCGGGGAGCCGCCCGCCGTCCCCGACGCGCCGGACGCCGACGGACGAGCGGAACAGTCGTAG
- a CDS encoding DUF3054 domain-containing protein: protein MSTVSSLRGRIDASSLTAALAAGDVAAIALFVLLGQTMGHSMNPLANPERVAGTLAPFLIGWVVASLVGSLYTRDALRPPVRAVSWTLPAWILAVVVAQALRATALFPGGAALTFALVSIAVGGALLVGWRLAIAAVLSRR from the coding sequence ATGAGCACCGTCTCGTCGCTGCGGGGCCGGATCGACGCGTCGTCGCTGACCGCCGCGCTCGCCGCGGGGGACGTGGCGGCCATCGCGCTGTTCGTCCTCCTCGGACAGACGATGGGCCACTCCATGAACCCGCTCGCGAACCCCGAGCGCGTCGCCGGGACGCTGGCGCCGTTCCTGATCGGCTGGGTCGTCGCGTCGCTGGTCGGGAGCCTCTACACGCGCGACGCGCTGCGGCCGCCGGTGCGCGCCGTGTCGTGGACGCTACCGGCCTGGATCCTCGCCGTCGTCGTCGCCCAGGCGCTGCGAGCGACCGCCCTGTTCCCGGGCGGCGCGGCGCTGACGTTCGCGCTCGTCTCGATCGCCGTCGGCGGCGCCCTCCTGGTCGGCTGGCGGCTCGCGATCGCGGCGGTGCTCAGCCGTCGGTAG
- a CDS encoding CAP domain-containing protein translates to MVNKAVLGVVAVVVLASMTVGGLVAAQLGGTDDPAAGQGTGDSSGATDAGGTDATPTSVPTTAGGATPATASPTPTEVRTTVAARSFNETRIAVAVVERINEGRERAGVEPLAHTGTTARQLDRMALNHSRAMAATGATIHEINGTGTADRYKSNGLYSRCSYEPPDKNGLREPTDGFETVGSTVAGRHYETAGGERFHGTESAVAATLVDGWLDSNVYGDRLLAPGLERLGVGVTVRDDGETYVAVDLCG, encoded by the coding sequence ATGGTGAACAAGGCAGTTCTGGGCGTCGTCGCGGTCGTCGTCCTCGCGTCGATGACCGTCGGCGGGCTGGTTGCGGCCCAGCTCGGCGGGACGGACGACCCCGCGGCCGGCCAGGGCACCGGCGACTCGTCGGGCGCGACCGACGCGGGTGGCACCGACGCGACTCCGACGTCGGTTCCGACGACGGCCGGCGGCGCGACGCCGGCCACCGCATCGCCGACGCCCACCGAGGTCCGGACGACCGTCGCCGCCCGGTCGTTCAACGAGACGCGCATCGCCGTCGCGGTCGTCGAGCGGATCAACGAGGGCCGGGAGCGCGCCGGCGTCGAACCGCTCGCCCACACCGGGACGACCGCCCGACAGCTGGACCGCATGGCGCTGAACCACAGCCGAGCCATGGCCGCGACCGGCGCGACGATCCACGAAATCAACGGCACCGGTACCGCCGATCGGTACAAGTCCAACGGCCTCTACAGCCGCTGCTCGTACGAGCCGCCGGACAAGAACGGCCTCCGGGAACCGACCGACGGCTTCGAGACGGTCGGGTCGACGGTCGCCGGCCGGCACTACGAGACCGCCGGCGGGGAGCGGTTCCACGGGACGGAGAGCGCCGTCGCCGCGACGCTGGTCGACGGCTGGCTCGACTCGAACGTGTACGGCGACCGGCTGCTGGCCCCCGGCCTCGAGCGGCTGGGCGTCGGCGTGACGGTCCGCGACGACGGCGAGACGTACGTCGCCGTCGACCTCTGCGGGTAA
- the fen gene encoding flap endonuclease-1, which yields MGNSDLRSLAAIEDVAFEDLGGSVVAVDAHNWLYRYLTTTVRFTRDGAYTTADGTEVANLVGVVQGLPKFFEHDLTPVFVFDGSVTDLKEEEVEQRRAEREKREEKLEAAREEGDETAVARLDSQTQRLTDTILTTTREVLELLDVPVIDAPAEGEAQAAYMARQDDVDYVGTEDYDALLLGAPLTLRQLTSSGDPELMDFQATLERHDVTWEQLVDAAILMGTDFNEGISGIGPKTAITLVREHGDLWGALEARGEHVDHGDRIRNLFLDPAVTDDYEFDRDVNPDLDAAREYVTGEWEVAEDEVETAFGRIEDSVAQTGLDRWT from the coding sequence ATGGGAAACTCGGACCTGCGGTCGCTGGCGGCCATCGAGGACGTCGCCTTCGAGGACCTCGGCGGGAGCGTGGTCGCCGTCGACGCGCACAACTGGCTGTACCGCTACCTGACGACGACGGTCCGGTTCACGCGCGACGGCGCCTACACCACCGCCGACGGGACCGAGGTCGCCAACCTCGTCGGCGTCGTCCAGGGGCTCCCGAAGTTCTTCGAGCACGACCTGACGCCCGTCTTCGTCTTCGACGGCTCCGTGACCGACCTGAAGGAGGAGGAGGTCGAGCAGCGCCGCGCGGAGCGCGAGAAGCGCGAGGAGAAGCTCGAGGCGGCGCGGGAGGAGGGAGACGAGACGGCCGTCGCCCGCCTCGACTCCCAGACCCAGCGGCTCACCGACACCATCCTGACGACGACCCGCGAGGTGCTCGAACTGCTCGACGTGCCCGTGATCGACGCGCCCGCGGAGGGTGAGGCGCAGGCCGCGTACATGGCCCGCCAGGACGACGTCGACTACGTGGGCACGGAGGACTACGACGCGCTACTCTTGGGCGCGCCGCTGACGCTCCGGCAGCTCACCAGCAGCGGCGACCCCGAGCTGATGGACTTCCAGGCGACGCTGGAGCGCCACGACGTCACCTGGGAGCAACTGGTCGACGCCGCCATCCTGATGGGCACCGACTTCAACGAGGGGATCTCCGGCATCGGCCCGAAGACCGCGATCACGCTCGTCCGCGAGCACGGCGACCTCTGGGGCGCGCTGGAGGCCCGCGGCGAGCACGTCGACCACGGCGACCGCATCCGGAACCTCTTCCTCGACCCCGCCGTCACCGACGACTACGAGTTCGACCGCGACGTGAATCCCGACCTCGACGCGGCCCGAGAGTACGTCACCGGCGAGTGGGAGGTCGCCGAAGACGAGGTCGAGACCGCCTTCGGTCGCATCGAGGACTCCGTCGCGCAGACGGGCCTCGACCGGTGGACCTGA
- the srp19 gene encoding signal recognition particle subunit SRP19, with translation MVENVIWPAALDADLTRNEGRRVSLEQAVSDPEVHEIAQAVQQVGYDAVIERDVTYPREYEPRGRVVVRGADDASKSDLLGAVAAYLKVIRE, from the coding sequence ATGGTCGAGAACGTCATCTGGCCGGCCGCGCTCGACGCGGACCTGACCCGCAACGAGGGCCGGCGCGTGTCCCTGGAGCAGGCCGTCTCCGACCCCGAGGTCCACGAGATCGCACAGGCCGTCCAGCAGGTGGGCTACGACGCGGTCATCGAGCGAGACGTGACCTACCCGCGGGAGTACGAGCCCCGCGGGCGCGTGGTCGTGCGGGGCGCCGACGACGCCTCCAAGAGCGACCTGCTGGGCGCCGTCGCGGCCTACCTCAAGGTCATCCGCGAATGA
- a CDS encoding PGF-CTERM-anchored ABC transporter substrate-binding protein: protein MRRHLSAVAFASILTVALIAGALPTAVAAPGGTGASLASDAAATDAAVTQSSCEFPVETTDATGETVSVASEPDSVVALQPSDAQIAYEIGAADKVVGLPNTSNTDYLENRSGRVNVKNDDGTTNVERVVGTEADLVLAANVTPVETVRQLRQAGMTVYHFDEVDSIDGIYADIDETGRLVGECEGAAETVNETRDRIERVRNAVAGRERPSVLYYFFDFTTGNGTHVHDVVETAGGENVAAEAGLSGYVELNREVVAEADPEWIVYPSDAQAPQGAPYNETTAVERDQVVEVTANDVSQPGPRVALVVEELARAFHPEAFENGTETPAATDTETATATEAGGSSATETPTPTEAVTSTPTDAATPTGEEAETATDEATTPTPTAGDGPGFGVAATAIAALAAALVAARRKEV from the coding sequence ATGCGACGGCACCTTTCGGCAGTCGCGTTCGCGTCGATACTGACAGTCGCACTGATCGCAGGGGCACTCCCGACCGCGGTCGCAGCGCCCGGCGGCACGGGCGCGTCGCTGGCGTCAGACGCCGCGGCGACCGACGCCGCGGTGACCCAGTCGAGTTGCGAGTTCCCCGTCGAGACGACGGACGCGACCGGAGAGACGGTCAGCGTCGCGTCCGAACCCGACAGCGTCGTCGCGCTCCAGCCCAGCGACGCCCAGATCGCCTACGAGATCGGGGCCGCCGACAAGGTGGTCGGGCTCCCGAACACCTCGAACACCGACTACCTCGAGAACCGCAGCGGCCGGGTCAACGTGAAGAACGACGACGGCACGACCAACGTCGAGCGCGTCGTCGGCACCGAGGCGGACCTGGTGCTCGCGGCCAACGTCACGCCCGTCGAGACGGTCCGGCAGCTCCGCCAGGCCGGCATGACGGTGTACCACTTCGACGAGGTCGACAGCATCGACGGTATCTACGCCGATATCGACGAGACCGGCCGCCTCGTCGGCGAGTGCGAGGGAGCCGCGGAGACGGTGAACGAGACCCGCGACCGCATCGAGCGCGTCCGGAACGCGGTCGCGGGCCGCGAGCGGCCGTCGGTCCTGTACTACTTCTTCGACTTCACGACCGGTAACGGGACCCACGTCCACGACGTCGTCGAGACGGCCGGCGGCGAGAACGTGGCCGCCGAGGCGGGACTCTCCGGATACGTCGAGTTGAACCGCGAGGTCGTCGCCGAGGCCGACCCCGAGTGGATCGTCTACCCCTCGGACGCCCAGGCGCCCCAGGGCGCACCCTACAACGAGACGACGGCCGTCGAGCGGGATCAGGTCGTCGAGGTGACCGCGAACGACGTCAGCCAGCCCGGTCCGCGCGTCGCGCTGGTCGTCGAGGAGCTGGCCCGGGCGTTCCACCCCGAGGCCTTCGAGAACGGTACGGAGACGCCGGCCGCGACTGACACGGAAACCGCGACGGCGACCGAGGCCGGCGGGTCGAGCGCTACCGAGACGCCGACGCCGACCGAGGCGGTGACGTCGACGCCGACCGACGCCGCGACGCCGACGGGCGAGGAGGCGGAGACGGCGACCGACGAGGCGACGACGCCCACGCCGACCGCCGGCGACGGGCCCGGGTTCGGCGTCGCCGCCACCGCGATAGCCGCCCTCGCGGCCGCGCTGGTCGCCGCCCGTCGGAAAGAGGTATAA
- a CDS encoding ATP-binding cassette domain-containing protein has protein sequence MTGVESNGDGGDGRDPTVDVAGVDASFGDLDVLDGVSLSVDPGEFVGLVGPNGAGKTTLLRTINGAVAPDAGRVSVCGRPIDALSSREASRLVATVPQDTGVRFAFTVEDLVAMGRTPHRSRFGGDPDAADHVERALRRAEVEGLRDRRVDELSGGERQRVYLARALAQDAPALVLDEPTSSLDVNHAARTLSLVRDLVGEDRAAVAAIHDLEAAARYCDRLALLHDGGVVARGPPEAVLTSATLETAFDARAAVTENPLTGSLGVTTLPAPAGESVRVHVIGGGRVGARVLGCLWAAGHAVSAGPLPAGDAALGVARSLDVPVDVAPAFVPLSEATLTDARERVRAADVAVLADPDLAPSLDLVGLAREGDRLVLVAERPLEERNHAGAEGRRAAERLRDESVVAAVDDVDDAVRRVTRSRRVAADD, from the coding sequence ATGACCGGCGTCGAGTCGAACGGGGACGGCGGGGACGGTCGGGACCCGACCGTCGACGTCGCCGGCGTCGACGCCTCCTTCGGCGACCTCGACGTGCTGGACGGCGTCTCGCTGTCGGTCGATCCCGGCGAGTTCGTCGGTCTGGTCGGCCCGAACGGGGCCGGCAAGACCACGCTGCTGCGGACGATCAACGGCGCAGTGGCGCCCGACGCCGGGCGCGTTTCCGTGTGCGGGCGGCCGATCGACGCCCTCTCCTCCCGCGAGGCCAGCCGCCTCGTCGCGACGGTCCCGCAGGACACGGGCGTCCGCTTCGCCTTCACCGTCGAGGACCTGGTCGCGATGGGGCGGACGCCCCACCGCTCGCGGTTCGGCGGCGACCCGGACGCCGCCGACCACGTCGAGCGCGCGCTCCGGCGCGCGGAGGTCGAGGGCCTCCGCGACCGCCGCGTCGACGAACTCAGCGGCGGCGAGCGCCAGCGGGTCTACCTCGCCCGCGCGCTCGCGCAGGACGCCCCCGCGCTCGTCCTCGACGAGCCGACGTCGAGCCTCGACGTCAACCACGCCGCTCGCACCCTCTCGCTGGTCCGGGACCTCGTCGGCGAGGACCGGGCCGCGGTGGCCGCGATCCACGACCTGGAGGCCGCGGCGCGATACTGCGATCGGCTCGCCCTCCTTCACGACGGCGGCGTCGTCGCGCGCGGCCCGCCCGAGGCGGTGCTCACGTCGGCGACCCTCGAGACGGCGTTCGACGCGCGGGCCGCCGTCACCGAGAACCCGCTCACCGGATCACTGGGGGTCACGACGCTGCCCGCCCCCGCCGGCGAGTCCGTCCGCGTCCACGTGATCGGCGGCGGCCGCGTCGGCGCCCGCGTCCTCGGGTGCCTCTGGGCCGCGGGACACGCGGTCAGCGCCGGTCCGCTCCCGGCCGGCGACGCGGCGCTCGGCGTCGCCCGCTCGCTCGACGTCCCCGTCGACGTCGCCCCGGCGTTCGTGCCCCTCTCGGAGGCGACGCTGACCGACGCGCGGGAGCGCGTCCGCGCGGCCGACGTCGCCGTCCTCGCCGATCCCGACCTCGCGCCGTCGCTGGATCTGGTCGGCCTGGCCCGCGAGGGAGACCGGCTCGTGCTCGTCGCCGAGCGGCCGCTCGAGGAGCGCAACCACGCCGGCGCCGAGGGTCGCCGCGCGGCCGAGCGCCTCCGGGACGAGTCGGTCGTCGCCGCGGTCGACGACGTCGACGACGCTGTCCGCCGCGTTACGCGGTCGCGACGGGTGGCCGCCGACGACTGA
- the coxB gene encoding cytochrome c oxidase subunit II, producing the protein MTRVRAGLVALFGAVLLVVGADPAAAQWAGSETGEAIWDLNENLLYAAVPITVLVEGILIYTVLKFKDNDDPLPTRENRRLEITWTVATAIILLFVGVASYQVLANPLVSAEASQEVQTEGEVLEIEVEAQRYNFNFYYNDTAANTSQEVGPDNRLSSTNTLVVPANRTILLRVTSTDWIHAFHAPSLGLKQDAMPGQYEEIQTQIHQTGNYQLYCAEYCGAGHSQMLGEIDVRSQEEFQNWLDEQQSS; encoded by the coding sequence ATGACCAGAGTGCGCGCTGGCCTCGTCGCGCTGTTCGGTGCGGTGTTGCTCGTCGTCGGCGCAGATCCCGCGGCGGCGCAGTGGGCGGGCTCGGAGACGGGAGAGGCGATCTGGGACCTCAACGAGAACCTCCTGTACGCCGCGGTCCCGATCACGGTGCTCGTCGAGGGCATCCTGATCTACACCGTCCTCAAGTTCAAGGACAACGACGACCCGCTCCCGACCAGGGAGAACCGCCGGCTGGAGATCACCTGGACCGTCGCGACGGCGATCATCCTCCTGTTCGTCGGCGTCGCGTCCTACCAGGTGCTGGCCAACCCGCTGGTCTCCGCCGAGGCCTCCCAGGAGGTCCAGACCGAGGGCGAGGTCCTCGAGATCGAGGTCGAGGCCCAGCGGTACAACTTCAACTTCTACTACAACGACACCGCCGCGAACACGTCCCAGGAGGTCGGTCCGGACAACCGGCTCAGTTCCACAAACACGCTCGTGGTGCCGGCGAACCGGACGATACTGCTCAGGGTCACCTCCACCGACTGGATCCACGCGTTCCACGCGCCCTCGCTCGGGCTGAAGCAGGACGCGATGCCCGGACAGTACGAGGAGATCCAGACCCAGATCCACCAGACCGGCAACTACCAGCTCTACTGCGCCGAGTACTGCGGTGCCGGCCACTCGCAGATGCTCGGTGAGATCGACGTCCGCAGCCAGGAGGAGTTCCAGAACTGGCTGGACGAGCAGCAGTCGTCCTGA
- a CDS encoding MaoC/PaaZ C-terminal domain-containing protein has protein sequence MEYFEDVTVGDAATVGEYEVTAAEIVEFAERYDPQEIHTDERAAADSEFGGLIASGWHTAAMTMRLLVEDYYEDRAALAATGVDELRFLEPVRPGDVLAAEVEVRETEPWDEDRGLVRSAVRTTAGDETVLTMEPLVLWERRDT, from the coding sequence ATGGAGTACTTCGAGGACGTGACCGTCGGCGACGCGGCGACCGTCGGCGAGTACGAGGTCACGGCGGCGGAGATCGTCGAGTTCGCCGAGCGCTACGACCCACAGGAGATCCACACCGACGAGCGAGCGGCGGCCGACTCGGAGTTCGGGGGACTGATCGCGAGCGGCTGGCACACGGCCGCGATGACGATGCGGCTGCTCGTCGAGGACTACTACGAGGACAGGGCCGCGCTGGCCGCCACCGGCGTCGACGAGTTGCGGTTTCTGGAACCGGTCCGCCCCGGCGACGTCCTCGCGGCCGAAGTCGAGGTCCGCGAGACCGAGCCCTGGGACGAGGACCGGGGACTGGTCCGGAGCGCCGTCCGGACGACCGCCGGCGACGAGACGGTCCTGACGATGGAGCCCCTGGTGCTCTGGGAGAGACGCGACACCTGA
- a CDS encoding DUF7331 family protein — MSTHATDDVNEGTTDEEGRRYAELNIGDEEFVIYDRQNHEAWIQSTVSLQAGELR, encoded by the coding sequence ATGAGTACGCACGCCACGGACGACGTGAACGAGGGCACCACCGACGAGGAGGGGCGGCGCTACGCCGAACTCAACATCGGCGACGAGGAGTTCGTCATCTACGACCGCCAGAACCACGAAGCGTGGATCCAGTCGACGGTGTCCCTCCAGGCCGGCGAGCTGCGCTGA
- a CDS encoding ornithine cyclodeaminase family protein, with translation MSDDDTTLFLTSEEVADLADPADYVAAVREGYRERGHGAPAEPRTALFAEEPPGMLTGYMAILPETGAMGGYTYAAGFGERDANFVLPLFDADSGDPLAVFDGASLNPYKTGATGAVGVDALARRDVSDLALFGCGPQARGQLLATATVRDLDRVEVYSPTSEHRESFAAEMNDRIDPTVAAVASPAAAVEGADVVITATTASEPVFDGDLLEPGTHVTAMGQYHPEKREVDATTVARSTYVPDLRDRVEQDAGAFLLAREEGAVDDDHIHAELGEVVTGSAVGRANDEEITLFDSGGTGIETVAAAHMLYERAREEGLGREIEFTPASVAME, from the coding sequence ATGAGCGACGACGACACCACGCTGTTCCTGACGAGCGAGGAGGTCGCCGACCTCGCCGACCCGGCCGACTACGTGGCCGCGGTCCGGGAGGGGTATCGCGAGCGGGGCCACGGCGCGCCGGCTGAGCCCCGCACCGCGCTCTTCGCGGAGGAGCCGCCGGGGATGCTCACCGGGTACATGGCCATCCTGCCGGAGACGGGGGCCATGGGCGGGTACACCTACGCCGCCGGCTTCGGGGAGCGGGACGCCAACTTCGTCCTGCCGCTGTTCGACGCCGACAGCGGCGACCCGCTGGCCGTCTTCGACGGGGCGTCGCTGAACCCCTACAAGACCGGCGCGACGGGCGCCGTCGGGGTCGACGCCCTCGCCCGCCGCGACGTGAGCGACCTGGCGCTGTTCGGGTGCGGCCCGCAGGCCCGCGGGCAACTGCTCGCGACGGCGACCGTCCGCGACCTCGACCGCGTCGAGGTGTACTCCCCCACGTCGGAGCACCGCGAGTCCTTCGCCGCCGAGATGAACGACCGCATCGACCCGACCGTGGCGGCCGTGGCCTCGCCCGCCGCCGCAGTGGAGGGAGCGGACGTGGTGATCACGGCGACGACCGCCAGCGAGCCCGTCTTCGACGGCGACCTGCTGGAGCCGGGCACGCACGTCACGGCGATGGGGCAGTACCACCCCGAGAAGCGGGAGGTCGACGCGACGACGGTCGCCCGGTCGACGTACGTCCCCGACCTCCGGGACCGCGTCGAGCAGGACGCCGGCGCCTTCCTGCTGGCCCGCGAGGAGGGCGCGGTCGACGACGACCACATCCACGCCGAACTGGGCGAGGTCGTGACCGGGTCCGCGGTCGGGCGCGCGAACGACGAGGAGATCACGCTGTTCGACAGCGGCGGGACGGGTATCGAGACGGTCGCGGCCGCGCACATGCTCTACGAGCGCGCCCGCGAGGAGGGGCTCGGCCGAGAGATCGAGTTCACGCCGGCCAGCGTCGCGATGGAGTAG
- the btuC gene encoding vitamin B12 ABC transporter permease BtuC has product MSRSRRFTLFAGLTGTLVAAVLASATVGPVGVDLPTVAKAVLNAVGIPVGLAVAVESVGVHGVSVPVPVPDVTYAYPFQFAVPGTDETIVRRIRLPRIVLGAVVGFALAAAGTVMQGFFRNPLADPSIVGVSSGAAVGAVAAIVVGAGLPLRASAFAGALLAAFGVYLVATEDGRTPVATLLLAGVAVQTFLGAVVSFLLVNAGESLERAVYWLMGHLHNSTWAEVEATLPLAVLTVGVLYAYAHDLNVLLLGEADAHALGIEVERTKRLLLALASVVTAAAVAVAGVIGFVGLVVPHVLRLLVGPDHRVLLPASALAGGTFLVAADTLARAGPAEVPVGIVTAAVGAPFFLYLLRRREVHAV; this is encoded by the coding sequence GTGTCGCGAAGCCGCCGGTTCACCCTGTTCGCGGGCCTGACCGGGACGCTCGTGGCCGCGGTACTCGCGAGTGCGACCGTGGGCCCGGTCGGCGTCGACCTGCCGACGGTGGCGAAGGCGGTGCTGAACGCGGTCGGCATCCCGGTCGGCCTCGCCGTGGCAGTGGAGAGCGTCGGGGTCCACGGCGTCTCCGTGCCCGTTCCGGTCCCGGACGTGACCTACGCCTACCCCTTCCAGTTCGCCGTGCCGGGGACCGACGAGACCATCGTCCGGCGGATCCGCCTGCCGCGCATCGTCCTCGGCGCGGTCGTCGGCTTCGCGCTGGCCGCGGCGGGGACGGTCATGCAGGGCTTCTTCCGGAACCCGCTGGCCGACCCCTCTATCGTCGGCGTCTCGTCGGGGGCGGCCGTCGGCGCCGTCGCCGCCATCGTCGTCGGGGCCGGCCTCCCGCTGCGGGCCTCGGCCTTCGCCGGCGCCCTGCTCGCGGCCTTCGGCGTCTACCTCGTCGCGACCGAGGACGGCCGGACGCCCGTCGCCACGCTGCTGCTGGCCGGCGTCGCCGTCCAGACGTTCCTCGGTGCCGTCGTCTCCTTCCTGCTGGTCAACGCCGGCGAGAGCCTCGAGCGGGCCGTCTACTGGCTGATGGGCCACCTCCACAACAGCACGTGGGCGGAGGTTGAGGCGACCCTGCCGCTGGCGGTCCTGACCGTCGGGGTCCTCTACGCGTACGCGCACGACCTGAACGTCCTCCTGCTGGGCGAGGCCGACGCCCACGCGCTCGGGATCGAGGTCGAGCGGACCAAGCGGCTCCTGCTCGCCCTCGCCAGCGTCGTCACGGCGGCGGCCGTCGCCGTGGCCGGGGTCATCGGCTTCGTCGGCCTCGTCGTCCCCCACGTGCTCCGCCTGCTGGTCGGCCCCGATCACCGCGTGCTCCTGCCCGCCAGCGCCCTGGCCGGCGGGACCTTCCTCGTGGCCGCGGACACGCTGGCCCGCGCCGGTCCCGCCGAGGTCCCGGTCGGCATAGTCACCGCCGCCGTCGGGGCCCCGTTCTTCCTGTACCTGCTGCGCCGCCGGGAGGTGCACGCGGTATGA
- a CDS encoding presenilin family intramembrane aspartyl protease PSH, which yields MSQRRRAALGVGIVAAIFLFVQVAALALVEPFQAAGYQPVEDPQDPTNSLAYFGAILVATAVMLAAFKFGVDEFIRLLVIGSGAWLSLYVFQVLIPPVVTVGSFNLVAVACAAALGIALYVYPEWYVIDVAGAFMGAAAAGLFGISFGILPALLLLTVLAVYDAISVYGTEHMLTLASGVMDLRVPVVLVIPFSASYSFLETDPSENTALDDEEDTEEDATADEDDAEARDEEEEQSPLDREAMFIGLGDAVIPTVLVASAAFFAPEGIAAVVGVPVTALAAMVGTFAGLAGLLWMVMKGRAHAGLPLLNGGAIGGYLLGALASGLTLIQALGL from the coding sequence ATGTCACAGCGACGGCGGGCCGCCCTCGGCGTCGGAATCGTCGCCGCCATCTTCCTGTTCGTCCAGGTCGCGGCGCTGGCGCTGGTCGAGCCCTTCCAGGCGGCGGGCTACCAGCCCGTCGAGGACCCACAGGACCCCACCAACAGCCTCGCGTACTTCGGGGCCATCCTGGTCGCGACGGCGGTGATGCTCGCGGCGTTCAAGTTCGGCGTCGACGAGTTCATCCGCCTGCTCGTGATCGGGTCGGGCGCGTGGCTCTCGCTGTACGTGTTCCAGGTGCTGATACCCCCGGTCGTCACCGTCGGCTCGTTCAACCTCGTCGCGGTCGCCTGCGCGGCGGCGCTCGGGATCGCGCTGTACGTCTACCCCGAGTGGTACGTCATCGACGTGGCCGGCGCGTTCATGGGGGCCGCCGCGGCCGGCCTGTTCGGCATCTCCTTCGGCATCCTCCCGGCGCTGCTGTTGCTCACCGTGCTCGCCGTCTACGACGCGATCAGCGTCTACGGCACCGAGCACATGCTGACGCTCGCCTCCGGCGTCATGGACCTGCGGGTGCCCGTGGTGCTCGTCATCCCCTTCTCCGCGTCCTACTCCTTCCTCGAGACGGACCCGTCGGAGAACACGGCGCTGGACGACGAGGAGGACACAGAGGAGGACGCGACCGCCGACGAGGACGACGCCGAAGCCCGGGACGAGGAAGAGGAGCAGTCGCCCCTCGACCGGGAGGCCATGTTCATCGGTCTGGGCGACGCCGTGATCCCGACGGTGCTGGTCGCCAGCGCGGCCTTCTTCGCGCCCGAGGGGATCGCCGCCGTCGTCGGCGTTCCGGTGACGGCGCTGGCGGCGATGGTCGGCACCTTCGCCGGACTGGCCGGGCTGCTGTGGATGGTGATGAAGGGCCGGGCCCACGCGGGCCTGCCGCTGCTGAACGGCGGCGCCATCGGCGGCTACCTCCTGGGGGCGCTGGCCAGCGGATTGACGCTGATCCAGGCGCTGGGGCTCTGA
- a CDS encoding H/ACA ribonucleoprotein complex subunit GAR1, which produces MKRVGEVVRTAQGLAVVRSSDADYPDVGSEVVTDDLETAGSVVDVFGPVGRPYVAVSPAEGVRLPTLVGRPLYTR; this is translated from the coding sequence ATGAAGCGCGTCGGCGAGGTCGTCCGGACCGCTCAGGGGCTGGCCGTCGTCCGCTCGTCGGACGCCGACTACCCCGACGTCGGCAGCGAGGTCGTCACCGACGACCTGGAGACGGCCGGCTCCGTCGTGGACGTGTTCGGCCCGGTCGGACGCCCCTACGTGGCCGTCTCGCCCGCCGAGGGCGTGCGCCTGCCGACGCTGGTCGGCCGGCCGCTGTACACGCGCTAA